The following coding sequences are from one Natrarchaeobaculum sulfurireducens window:
- a CDS encoding metallophosphoesterase gives MKIGLLSDTHDNVEATERATEIFREEGVEVVVHCGDFVAPLLVQYFDTFELHGVLGNNDGDARNLQAAFDALGGESELHGRFADLEFDGLSFAVLHGEHKAEVEAIAAGETYDFVCYGHHHTRDLSEEGRTTVINPGAHVLTPSEDDRTVAIIDTLSESVRFRSVLE, from the coding sequence ATGAAGATCGGACTCCTCTCCGACACACACGACAACGTCGAGGCAACTGAACGCGCGACCGAGATTTTCCGCGAGGAGGGCGTCGAGGTCGTCGTTCACTGTGGGGACTTCGTCGCACCGCTACTGGTCCAGTACTTCGATACGTTCGAACTCCACGGCGTCCTCGGGAACAACGATGGCGATGCCCGCAACCTGCAGGCGGCTTTCGACGCGCTGGGTGGTGAGAGCGAACTCCACGGTCGATTCGCCGATCTCGAGTTCGATGGCCTCTCGTTCGCTGTCCTTCACGGCGAGCATAAAGCGGAGGTCGAGGCGATCGCCGCCGGCGAGACGTATGACTTCGTCTGTTACGGCCATCATCATACCCGCGACCTCTCCGAGGAGGGTCGGACAACGGTGATCAACCCCGGTGCACACGTTCTGACACCCTCCGAGGACGACCGGACGGTTGCGATTATCGACACGCTCTCGGAGTCCGTGCGTTTCCGGTCAGTGCTCGAGTGA
- the rio1 gene encoding serine/threonine-protein kinase Rio1 produces the protein MGEEAEFELVDVEEVESPGDEWEEIDVTDTEADRIARKRDREFEQFETRIKDADQFKVEQSVFDDATFAALYKLVQDGHVEAFGGPLSTGKEANVYHALGDDRDVAVKVYRINASNFRQMREYLEGDPRFEGLGGKKKDVVLAWTKKELANLERARKAGVRVPEPIAVERNVLVMEYIGNEEGRAKRLGEVHIENPQTAYEVMREYMRRLYAAGIIHGDLSEYNVVFNEGQLVIIDVGQAVTVHHPNSRDFLERDCTNVANFFSRQGLETDPDELLEFVTDPDPDPSRD, from the coding sequence ATGGGAGAGGAAGCCGAGTTCGAACTGGTCGACGTAGAGGAAGTCGAGTCGCCGGGCGACGAGTGGGAGGAGATCGACGTTACGGACACCGAGGCCGACCGGATCGCTCGCAAGCGCGACCGGGAGTTCGAGCAGTTCGAGACGCGGATCAAAGACGCAGATCAGTTCAAAGTCGAGCAGTCGGTGTTCGACGACGCGACCTTTGCCGCGCTGTACAAACTGGTCCAGGACGGCCACGTCGAAGCGTTCGGCGGCCCGCTCTCGACGGGCAAGGAAGCGAACGTCTACCACGCACTCGGTGACGATCGTGACGTCGCGGTCAAAGTCTACCGCATCAACGCCTCGAACTTCCGGCAGATGCGTGAGTACCTCGAGGGCGACCCCCGGTTCGAGGGACTGGGCGGCAAGAAAAAAGACGTCGTACTCGCCTGGACGAAAAAGGAACTCGCCAACCTCGAGCGGGCGAGAAAGGCGGGCGTGCGCGTCCCCGAACCGATCGCCGTCGAGCGCAACGTCCTCGTCATGGAGTACATCGGCAACGAGGAAGGCCGCGCAAAGCGCCTCGGCGAGGTTCACATCGAGAACCCACAGACCGCCTACGAAGTCATGCGCGAGTACATGCGTCGGCTCTACGCCGCTGGAATCATCCACGGCGATCTGAGCGAGTACAACGTCGTTTTCAACGAGGGCCAACTGGTGATCATCGACGTCGGCCAGGCCGTCACCGTCCACCACCCCAACAGCCGTGATTTCTTAGAGCGTGACTGTACGAACGTTGCGAACTTCTTCTCCCGGCAGGGACTCGAGACCGACCCCGACGAGTTGCTCGAGTTCGTCACCGACCCTGATCCAGATCCCTCGCGGGACTGA